A genomic segment from Aegilops tauschii subsp. strangulata cultivar AL8/78 chromosome 1, Aet v6.0, whole genome shotgun sequence encodes:
- the LOC109784127 gene encoding uncharacterized protein — MNSVTVLFCTRSTQARSCCTNECDSEAYMANQVASEVIEIMEDDDSVGEECWDLLEVIRSFAFQDLTPASTSSPHFQASSEFNVEDYVNEGGDGILAAPSFFADGDGILAAPNHTMINSNEKTQDPGQSCSLLSSSPTEDSPLYMLATSDGALSNIYAMDDLTAMSGSHGVLPSIQENVGASSIAFAGTTADMCFVNNPQSQFLGQPSTCSSPEIIDLTEMDDMDETDDVPMELAPIPELDVLTDIDQTDDVPMLLPRKNVTLALDLDGTLIHSARCDHGADFSFPMRRGEEEYTVYVKKRPHVDAFLEEAAHMFELVVFTASTSSYANQVINALDPENRLISRRFFRESCVSVDGSYQKDLTIIEADLAKVAIVDNTPEVFQQQVNNGIPIKSWSSDRFDISLLELIPFLETIADADDVRPIIANKFAN; from the exons ATGAACTCTGTTACAGTACTATTTTGTACAAGATCTACCCAGGCGCGCTCTTGTTGTACGAACGAGTGTGATTCAGAAGCATATATGGCGAACCAGGTAGCTTCTGAGGTTATTGAGATCATGGAAGATGACGATTCTGTAGGAGAAGAATGTTGGGATTTGCTTGAG GTTATTCGTTCTTTTGCTTTTCAG GATTTAACTCCAGCGTCCACTTCCTCACCACATTTTCAGGCCAGTTCTGAGTTTAATGTAGAAGATTATGTCAATGAAG GTGGAGATGGAATTCTAGCAGCACCATCCTTTTTTGCTGATGGAGATGGAATTTTAGCAGCACCAAATCATACTATGATCAATAGTAATGAAAAAACTCAAGACCCGGGTCAGAGTTGCAGCCTGCTGTCCAGTTCCCCAACTGAGGATTCTCCTCTTTATATGCTTGCTACTTCAGATGGGGCTCTAAGTAATATATATGCTATGGATGACTTGACAGCCATGAGTGGCAGTCATGGAGTACTCCCTTCCATTCAGGAAAATGTAGGGGCCAGCAGTATTGCCTTTGCTGGTACAACTGCAGACATGTGCTTTGTTAATAACCCACAGTCTCAATTCCTTGGTCAGCCTTCAACTTGCTCTTCGCCTGAAATAATTGATCTTACTGAGATGGATGACATGGATGAAACTGACGATGTACCAATGGAATTAGCACCTATACCTGAATTAGATGTTCTTACTGACATAGATCAGACTGATGACGTACCAATGTTACTACCTAGGAAGAATGTCACTCTTGCACTAGATCTTGATG GCACCCTTATCCACTCAGCAAGGTGCGACCATGGCGCAGACTTCTCATTCCCTATGCGCCGTGGGGAAGAAGAGTACACTGTCTACGTGAAGAAGAGACCACATGTAGACGCCTTCCTTGAAGAGGCGGCTCATATGTTTGAGCTTGTTGTATTTACGGCTAGCACAAGCTCTTATGCAAACCAAGTGATTAATGCATTGGATCCTGAGAACAGACTGATATCACGGCGTTTTTTCCGGGAGTCATGTGTCTCGGTAGATGGAAGCTATCAGAAGGATCTGACCATTATTGAAGCTGATCTTGCAAAGGTTGCGATTGTTGACAATACCCCTGAG GTTTTCCAGCAACAGGTGAATAATGGGATACCTATAAAGAGCTGGTCAAGTGACCGGTTTGACATTTCTCTGCTTGAGCTAATCCCCTTCTTGGAAACAATTGCGGACGCGGATGATGTCCGGCCGATCATTGCAAACAAATTTGCCAATTAA